TAAGCACTGAAGCAAGTTTGAGTTTTTCAATGCACTGCTTCACTTGTTCTTTCTTATTTGGTTGCACACTAACTTTGGGTCAAGAAATTACATTCCTAAAAAATCTAGATTTTATGCTACCTGACAATAAAGAAACATGAATCCTGCATTTCCATTTATATCATGGTTCCATAAAATTGTTGAATTGCCATACTGAGCAAAGTTATTACATTAGTATTTGAGCGCTATATACTAACAGTTAATGTTGTTCAGCTCAATAGTACAAATCTTATGATCATGACTCTGTAATGAGTTCATTAACACTGATGTTGAACTATCTATTGTATCAGTGTCTATGTTCATTTCTTACTGTTTATGTGCTCCTTATGATTCTACGCAGCTGGTTCAGGCCTAAAACATCTAAGGGCAAGTTGACTTCTTAGTTACTCTGCTTGTGTATGTGTTCATCTTTTATTTACAAGCCAAAAAGTGATTGATAGTTTGGATGTGGGGGCTTGTACAAGGTTGATGCACCTAATAATGTAGAAAATAATTGTACTAGTATTCATGGATGGGCCTGTATAGTCTATGGAGTAGGAGCGGCATGTGCGATTTTTCGTTTCCAAAGCAAAACTAACTGCTGCATACATTTGATTTACAGAGTGACATAGATTGTTCTCAGAATACAAGCAATCGTGCTACTATGATAGCTCCTACTAGTGGGAATACTCATTTACACCTGGCATCAAAAACTGCAGCTTCAAGCTACCGCCTGGCAGGAAGAGCTAGAAGCCAGATAGACCTCTCCATGTTAAACGATGATTACTCTGTAAGATCTGTGTATCTTGCCCATAGAAATATAGCAGCTTGCATATAATTATTTTGATGGCAGTTTGCATGTTTTTCGGAAATTTCAAAGCTTAATGTTCACCACAAATGTTGTTGTGAACATTAAGCCTCCTTGTGCGTGTGTTTATTAATTAGGCTATATTCTCGAAATTTtcaaatacttttttttttctatacaCGTAATATGAAAAAGTATTTGACATATGGACTTCTCAGAGCCAGTCTTCTGCCTTAACTGATGATGAATCAAAGGATACTCGTTTTGGGAGAAATGGATCTGAGAAGATAATCCGAGCAGTTCATGCTCAGAAGAAGGTTAATTTACACTTCCCTTTTTGCTTTTTGCTCTTTCATTCTCTTTGCCTCTCTATAATCTCAGCTCTTGTGTAATATCTTATGTATTACTGAGAAAGTAGTCTGTAGAAATTCCTTATCTGTGTATTCATTCTTCTGTGGAAAGGCTGACCATCCATCTGAGGAAGTAGCAAATGGTGGATTATATGCAGTAATGAGGAAAGAACTAAGACACGCTGTTGAAGAAATACGAACTGAACTACATCAGGTTGATTGAAAGAAATTAGTTTGCTCAAACTTTATTATTTCTAGTATTAATGCTTAGTGTTGTTTTATCTATTGAACTATTTGTTCTCTGCGCAGGCGATGGGAAAATGTCAGATAGCTTTGCCCAGTAATGACTGCTCGCTATCAGAAAATGCTAAGATTCCTCACGATTCCTTCAGAATCAGAGAGAAATATGCTAAAAAATTGGAGCAGGTTCTCTTCTGCTCTAGTTGGTATTTGTTAGATAACTGGTTTCTATTGCTGTCTCTGGTTACCATCAATTTTAGTCTAGTGCGTTGACTTGTGCTAGTGTTTAGTAATATACTTTTCCATTTATAGATACAAAGATCAAATTGGCAGTTGATTATGACTTGCTTGTCGTAACACGGGCAACAAGCACAGCTGGGGTTGTTGACCTGACACGAAAATAAAGATTATTTTTAGGCTTATTGTGTTTGTGTCAAaacgaaaaaatttcatttattgtcTTATTTTTAAGTTGTTTTAACCagttaaataagaaaaaagattAAGAGGTTACATAGTAACCTATTAGTTATTCATAAAATTGTTTCATATCATGTCTTGTTGGCATGAAAAACAAtatgattttatgaatttgcAGCTCTGCCCGCAAGGCGCATGTTATTCTGTTTCGTTTAGTGAAGTTGAATGTTGGCACCATTACTTAAAAGTCTGGTTGGTTCTTTAGTATATTAGTGAGATATGGCATCTAGTTTCAGAAGACCAACTTAGTCAATGTACTTCGATTCACTTCTTTAGTATACCACATAACTCTTTAGTCTATTATGGTAGAGTCTCATCTTTGACTCATTGCAGCACAGACATTTGGATCATAGATAGGATAAGTGACAGAACATAGTACAAATACCATATTGCTTTACAATATTATATGGCAtaaccagaaaaaaaaaactgtatAGTAATTTGCAAAATAGTTGAACTCCCCTTATAAAGAGAGTTCAGCTGCACATTATGTAAAATGGTTGAACCTTCCTTTCACAGCAAGTTCAGCTGCACATTACAcagggattttttttttcttttactccTGTTCCAATTATATAGGCAAAATAAGTGGTCATCATTGAAAAGGAATATCATAAGAAAACAACTATTTACTAGTATATAGTTAGCAGTTTCCTAATTTGACTCTACTAAATGAGCATATAATGTTCCAATGGACATCAGGACATGTATTGAAGTATAGGAAGTTAGGGCAGGATGTGTTTTTGATATAGTATCAAGTATGAGACCTGTGTGCGTTTTCTGTCAGTCTTGTGATATGGAATCTTCTTTTATACACTGTAGTTGGAAAAGCAGAAAAAGAATCTTCTTGCTGAAATGTTGCTTGAGGAGCAATGCGATCAAGAGGTCTCTGAAACTTATGAAGAACTTTCTAATTCAAGAGCTTCAGGTGTGACAGAGAAGCCGCCACAAGCTAGAAAGGTGTTTGTTGAATATGGTTACTAAATTGTTCGTGTCTAAACAGTTGtttttagaaagaaaaaaaaaagttcacaTCGAGCTAAAAAGTTCACATCGAGCTAAAAGTTCTGacgcatttttttttcttctgattTTTTAAAGAGAAGCAGTGATAGAAGTAGATTGTCAGATAGACTGACTGAGGATGCAGAAAGGTACTTTGAGGACTTCATCTCCAATATCGAAGACACGGATTTATCTTCCTTTGATGGGGAAAGAAGCGATGGAAGTTCAACTTTAAGAGTTTTGTTGAGGGGAAGAAGAGACTTTACGATAGGAGAGGCTGAAACTTGTAGGACACCAGCAGGATCTACTTCTTGCCCTGCTGAAATGGATGGTGTTATTTTCCCgtggttgcagtgggagactAGCCATGATGGCTCGCCATGTGGGAAGACCGAGCTACAAAATCCTACGACTCCACATGCTCTACATAGGGACTCCGAAAAGGTTAACTTCTATGTCTCACTTCCATTAGATTTGACTAATTTGCATAAGATCATAAACCTCTGCCCCATAAGCCAACCCAATTAGAGGCGTGCTGCATTTAAAAATTTTCCTATAATGTTCTCAGATATCTAGCATTGCCAGTTGTATATTTGCATTTTACGATACACTGTCCTGAAAATTTAAGACTTGTCTATCTTGTTACTAAGTATATAGACATGTCAAAGCTCTGATTGATTTGGAGTATATCTTTTCCCTTACTTTGGTATCTCACCATGGTAACATTTCTGGTAACTGTCGTGGATTCTGATGGAAAGTCGGTGTTGAATCAGGAGTCAAGCCAATTGCATGATGCAAGTAGCTTTTCCGTGAGCAGTCATAGTAGTTGGAGCCCAGGCCCTTGCCACAGTTCTTCAATAGATAAAAGAGAAAAGGTATGTCCAACAAAAGCTGGCAATGATAGTGTGTCCAAATTTGACATGGATGAGTACCTTAATCTCCAAAATAAAGAGGAAATGTTGTTTGAAATGTATAGAGAACGGAACAGAATTGGTTTGGGCGGTTTATTGCTGTGTACTGGGGGGCTTCATTAACTCCCCATGTGATGTAGGATTCATTCAAATTCAGATAGTTGTGATATGATGATATGTAGAGGTGATGCTTTTTACAGATGAGAAGATAAACTTTGAAGTTGAAGTTGAAATATGACGCAGTTATGATGAATTTCAATCCATTGTAGTATTTCTTTCACACAATTTAcattgatttatttttcattttcatctggCACGAACCAAATTGCCGTTCTCAAATCTCAATACAAGCATTAAAAATATAGTAGCAGTACTTTATTAATGTAACTCTTGTTAATGAAGTAGTGACAGGCCCTCATCGGCTACAATAGAAACGAGCCGAGTCCCCAAGAACTCTTGGGGTTGGCTGGACAGAAACCGCTTGGCAAAGATGGAAAATTCTTCGAGCAAAGCTCGAGACCAACTTTGTTCAGGTGGAAATGAACAAGGGATGAAATAGTGAAACAAATGATGCCATAAACAAATGCAGACTGTTTGATAAGTTGTGAATAACTATAATTCGAGCACTTTGCCACGAGAATTATTATTGGAAATAAAGAGTTTTGACACCGAGAACAAGCTATGTTTAAATAATTGAAAGCTGCTAGTTCCATCATGTTATGGTTCGATATTAACAGAACTCCCCTGTGTTCTTTCTCCttattgtttaattaataaattattaattttgctAATCAATACTAGGActgacaattttcgacacgacacgataatctgatacgaatccgcacgaaattattgggttgaggtcaagtcttattggatccgtgtccttatcgggttgacccattaagaacccgataatttcgggttgggttcgggtcggatacgggtaacccattaagaaataatattattttttatttttatttaaaaatatatatattactttaattttttaatttcttataaattaggtttaaatagtataaaacgaattttaattgtgtaaattaggtttaaaattaaggtttaatcgtgtaatattaggttttaatcgtgtaatatcaggttcgggttgttatcgtgtcgtgtcaacccatattatatcgtgtcgataacgggttcgtgtcgggtgcaggtcgtgttcggatttgaaggtagcatgtcgggttcgtgttcggatttacagtttccttaacatgtcgggttcaggttaggccttattgggttgtgtcattatcaggttgacccgataacgacccaatccgcacaaTTTGCCAGCCCTAATCAATACCAAAGGCAAGGGCAAGGCAATGTAAATATATAGAAAGGGGTGAACAAGTATAATTTGAATGCCTAATATTCACTTATCAAACATTTGAAAAGGAAAAGCTTTTTCTAAGAATGAATCTTTTCCCAAATATTTTCTGGATTGATATTTTTTGAGTCATTGTATCAATCAAGAAGTGTAACTAAACAATCAATCTTTCAATTTATGATATTGTTTGTCTAAATTTTTACACATATTTAAAGTTCGGATATAGAGTTTATCCGAATTGTAATAGAAAATTAaccgaaaattttaaaaactagtACTCCAATTTAAAACTATTTATTTAGTACTAGtgagaaaatcgggtttataggggagtttgcctttaaaataacgtaaatgtacccattttgttatcccTTCCATATATGGAAAAAACGCCacccacattggcgtttttataaGTGAAGACGCCAcccacattggcgttttacaattcAGAACCGTATGTCGTcgtattttattgaaatacagTATTTGTTAAAACACGCTAATCTGGTTGGCGTTTTTTCATAAAAACGCCGTCACCACTGGCGTGTTTCA
This portion of the Salvia splendens isolate huo1 chromosome 10, SspV2, whole genome shotgun sequence genome encodes:
- the LOC121751556 gene encoding uncharacterized protein LOC121751556 isoform X1, coding for MATSAFKSTTKRATSEYSDHRRSRSLSRFSRSIAPEPEADMDYIKNAPRGKFVNTARGPFPEISLDDLALELFSSSSKNESDGGAVEREGRSASRRGEVGRWASDTASSRRRGRSVSRSRGDAASISSASSGPKNAVSRDDSSRRRRSVSVARNATPNTDKNAVVADLGTRRRRSLSVARSSANAVPIQDKDAVAADAGTRRRRSMSVARYQISDSESDIDCSQNTSNRATMIAPTSGNTHLHLASKTAASSYRLAGRARSQIDLSMLNDDYSSQSSALTDDESKDTRFGRNGSEKIIRAVHAQKKADHPSEEVANGGLYAVMRKELRHAVEEIRTELHQAMGKCQIALPSNDCSLSENAKIPHDSFRIREKYAKKLEQLEKQKKNLLAEMLLEEQCDQEVSETYEELSNSRASGVTEKPPQARKRSSDRSRLSDRLTEDAERYFEDFISNIEDTDLSSFDGERSDGSSTLRVLLRGRRDFTIGEAETCRTPAGSTSCPAEMDGVIFPWLQWETSHDGSPCGKTELQNPTTPHALHRDSEKESSQLHDASSFSVSSHSSWSPGPCHSSSIDKREKVCPTKAGNDSVSKFDMDEYLNLQNKEEMLFEMYRERNRIGLGGLLLCTGGLH